From Aptenodytes patagonicus chromosome 1, bAptPat1.pri.cur, whole genome shotgun sequence, one genomic window encodes:
- the DNAJC28 gene encoding dnaJ homolog subfamily C member 28: MLTNNVGHHLMVHQAMIPRNLKLLPYICGNRMLSGYKPKSNVKDSYKILELEEGCSLDDIRNSYRSLAKKYHPDSGSATADSEAFMKVEAAYRVVLSDAATKKKANENNEEEEDQFKPKAPQHRHYLSFEGVGFGTPSQREKQYMQFRVDRATEQVLEYRKQRLESQCAVTDLMKAKDVKQSKKVKITQAVERLVEDLIQESMAKGDFDNLRGKGKPLQKFSDCPHVDPMTHNLNRILIDNGYQPEWILMQKEIRETIERLRRSIVASRSKLGGPMTPYRQKQWNRICEQFIEDIRKLNKRIDNFNLVVPILSRQMVHFSADKEIVRAQKTYEALMENREASNSDTKENEEENVKRFGWKSSLFKWLNLTLK; this comes from the coding sequence ATGCTGACTAACAACGTAGGGCATCATTTAATGGTACATCAAGCAATGATTCCAAGAAACCTGAAGCTGCTTCCCTACATTTGTGGGAACAGAATGTTGTCGGGTTACAAACCTAAAAGCAACGTCAAGGACTCTTACAAAATTCTTGAGCTTGAGGAAGGATGTTCCCTTGATGATATCAGAAACTCGTATCGAAGTCTTGCCAAAAAATACCATCCAGACAGCGGTTCTGCCACAGCTGATTCCGAAGCATTTATGAAAGTAGAAGCAGCGTACAGAGTCGTGCTCAGTGATGCGGCgaccaaaaagaaagcaaacgAGAataatgaagaggaggaagatcaGTTCAAACCAAAAGCCCCACAGCATAGACACTACTTGAGTTTTGAAGGTGTCGGTTTTGGAACACCAagccaaagagaaaagcaatacaTGCAGTTTCGAGTAGACCGTGCTACTGAGCAAGTGTTGGAGTACCGGAAGCAGAGACTTGAAAGCCAGTGTGCTGTGACTGACCTAATGAAAGCCAAAGATGTGAAGCAGAGCAAAAAGGTGAAAATAACTCAGGCAGTTGAACGGTTGGTTGAGGACCTCATCCAGGAATCGATGGCGAAAGGAGACTTTGACAACCTCCGTGGCAAAGGAAAACCTTTGCAGAAATTTTCAGACTGTCCACATGTCGACCCTATGACTCACAACTTGAACAGGATTCTGATCGACAATGGATACCAGCCAGAGTGGATCCTGATGCAGAAAGAAATACGGGAAACTATTGAGCGCTTAAGGAGGAGTATAGTGGCATCTAGAAGTAAGCTCGGAGGGCCAATGACACCATATAGGCAAAAGCAATGGAATCGTATTTGTGAGCAGTTTATAGAAGATATCaggaaattaaacaaaagaaTTGACAACTTCAACTTAGTTGTTCCTATTCTGAGCAGACAAATGGTGCACTTCAGTGCAGACAAAGAAATTGTTCGAGCACAAAAGACTTATGAAGCTTTGATGGAAAACAGAGAGGCTTCTAATTCAGACACAAAGGAAAACGAAGAGGAAAATGTTAAAAGGTTTGGGTGGAAGTCTTCTCTATTTAAGTGGTTAAACCTTACATTGAAATAA